The window TTGCCGCTGCCACCGAGCACTTCAGCCGGTATGGGTACGAGAAAACGACGGTCTCTGACCTCGCCAAGGCGATCGGGTTTTCCAAGGCCTACATCTACAAGTTCTTCGAATCCAAGCAGGCCATTGGCGAGATGATCTGCGTCAACTGCCTGCACGAAATCGAAAGCGAGGTTCGGACAGCCGTCGCAGAGACCGATCTGCCGCCGGAGAAGCTGCGACGGATGTTCAAAGTCTTCGCCGAAGCGAGCCTCAAGCTGTTTTTCCGGGACCGCAAGCTTTATGACATCGCCGCATCGGCCGCCACGGAAAACTGGCAGGTCGTGCAAGCCTATGAGGCACGTGTCCAGGAGCTGCTGCAGGAAGTTCTGCAGGAAGGCCGGCAAAGCGGCGACTTCGAGCGCAAGACGCCGCTCGACGAAACCGCGATGGCGATCTATCTGGTGCTGCGCCCCTACCTCAATCCGCTGTTGCTTCAGTACAACCGGGATACCACCGAGGTCGCGCCTGCGCAGCTGTCCAGCCTGGTACTCCGTAGCCTGTCGCCCTGATCGGGGTCACGTTTTGTGACTGTTGACTGATTTAGTCACTAGTACCATAATGAAAGCCATCATCACTTCATCGATGGGACTTTCATGTTCTCGCGTCGCCTCGCCACCTCCGCACTCGCCTGTGCGCTGCCGCTTGCGCTAGCGGCCTGCGGTGAAAAAACACCGTCCGATCCGCGCACCGAGGTACCTCTGGTGCGCACGGCCATCGTTCAGGGCGCCATCCCCGCGTCCCGTTCGTTCACAGGGACCGTCGCGGCACGCGTGCAGAGCGACCTGGGTTTCCGTGTTTCCGGCAAGGTGCTGGAACGGCTTGTGGATGCCGGCCAATCCGTCAAACGCGGCCAGCCGCTGATGCGCCTCGACCCCATCGATCTCAAGCTTGCCGCGCAAGCCCGGCAGGAGGCGGTCACCGCCGCGCGGGCGCGAGCGCGGCAGACCGCACAGGATGAGGAGCGCTATCGCGACCTGCGCGGCACGGGCGCGATCTCGGCTTCGGCCTACGATCAGGCCAAGGCTGCCGCCGATGCCGCCAAGGCGCAGCTCAGCGCGGCTGAGGCCGACGCTGACGTCGCGCGCAATGCGACTGGCTATGCCGAACTGGTGGCTGACGGCGATGGCGTCGTGATGGAAACGCTCGCGGAACCGGGTCAGGTCATCAGCGCAGGCCAGCCCGTGGTACGTCTGGCCCACGCCGGAAGCCGCGAGGCCGTGATCCAGTTGCCAGAGACGCTGCGCCCGCCAATCGGCTCGGTTGCACAAGCGACGCTGTTCGGCGGCAACGGCGCGAGCGAACCGGCCACGCTGCGCCAGCTCTCCGACTCGGCCGATCCCCGGACCCGCACCTTCGAAGCACGGTACGTGCTGCAACGCGTTCTTGCCAGCGCGCCGCTAGGCGCCACGGTGACGGTGCAGATTCCGGACGCGCGTTCTGCGGTGCAAGGCGGCTTGCAGGTGCCGATCGGTGCGCTGCTTGACGCGGGCAAGGGCCCGGGCGTGTGGGTGATCAACGGCGAGCCGGCGAAGGTTTCGTGGCGGCCCGTTACCGTCGAACATCTGGACGACGACAGCGCCTGCATTTCTGCTGGACTGAGGCAAGGCGACCGGGTCGTCGCGCTCGGCGCCCAGTTGCTGCGCGAAGGCGAACCGGTCCGTGTGTCAGGCCAGGTCGTCGCGATGGCGAGCGAAGGAGCACGTCCGTGAGCGAAGGTCGATTCAATCTGTCGGCGCTCGCCGTGCGCGAGCGCGCGGTCACGCTGTTCCTTATCTGCCTGATCTCGCTGGCCGGGCTAGTGTCCTTCTTCAAGCTGGGTCGCGCAGAAGATCCCGCCTTCACGGTCAAGGTGATGACCATCATCACCGCGTGGCCGGGCGCCACCGCACAGGAAATGCATGACCAGGTCGCCGAGAAGATCGAAAAGCGCATGCAGGAGCTGCGCTGGTACGACCGGACCGAGACCTATACGCGCCCCGGGTTGGCCTTCACGACGTTGACGCTGCTCGACAGCACGCCTCCGTCGGAAGTACAGGAGCAGTTCTACCAGGCGAGGAAAAAGATCGGCGACGAGGCCGCCAACCTGCCGCCCGGCGTGATCGGGCCGATAGTCAATGACGAATATGCTGACGTCACCTTTGCCATCTTCGCGCTGAAGGCCAGGGGCGAACCGCAGCGCCTGCTCGTGCGCGATGCCGAGACCCTGCGC is drawn from Trinickia violacea and contains these coding sequences:
- a CDS encoding efflux RND transporter periplasmic adaptor subunit, translated to MFSRRLATSALACALPLALAACGEKTPSDPRTEVPLVRTAIVQGAIPASRSFTGTVAARVQSDLGFRVSGKVLERLVDAGQSVKRGQPLMRLDPIDLKLAAQARQEAVTAARARARQTAQDEERYRDLRGTGAISASAYDQAKAAADAAKAQLSAAEADADVARNATGYAELVADGDGVVMETLAEPGQVISAGQPVVRLAHAGSREAVIQLPETLRPPIGSVAQATLFGGNGASEPATLRQLSDSADPRTRTFEARYVLQRVLASAPLGATVTVQIPDARSAVQGGLQVPIGALLDAGKGPGVWVINGEPAKVSWRPVTVEHLDDDSACISAGLRQGDRVVALGAQLLREGEPVRVSGQVVAMASEGARP
- a CDS encoding TetR/AcrR family transcriptional regulator, whose translation is MKHTTTPSVPARGPADHEVRDQIVAAATEHFSRYGYEKTTVSDLAKAIGFSKAYIYKFFESKQAIGEMICVNCLHEIESEVRTAVAETDLPPEKLRRMFKVFAEASLKLFFRDRKLYDIAASAATENWQVVQAYEARVQELLQEVLQEGRQSGDFERKTPLDETAMAIYLVLRPYLNPLLLQYNRDTTEVAPAQLSSLVLRSLSP